The following is a genomic window from Nicotiana tabacum cultivar K326 chromosome 3, ASM71507v2, whole genome shotgun sequence.
TTTGGGATGGGACGGTTCACACATTTCAACAGCTAGACGTGCATGGTTCAATCCGTGCATAGACCTAATGACTTAAGCTTTTAAATGAAGCGATTTAGTCAATTCTACAGTAATTTCAGTTCCATGAGGCTCAACATTTCACAATTACGAAACTAAGCTCAATTTCGAATAATAATCTGCAAATACATACAATTTTAATGTGTGGAAGAAAAACTAAAGGGTACCTCAAGGAGGCCTCGAGAAAAAAGGGAATAATGAGGTCCCCTCATTTCAGTAACGCCATAGCGACGAGGTTTCTCCGGACGATCTTCTTCCTCATCGTTGAAACTCTTCCACCTGTATGCTGCCATCTTTATCCGCCTCCTCCTGATTCTCAGACAgacacacagagagagagaggagagaaatGCAAGTGCGCAGAAGAACAATTTATCAATTTGTTTAGGACACCTCCACAATGTCTGTATGCTTAATTATTCGATTATGAACTCGAAGAAGGTTATAGCGGTTTCTAGAACCCAACACTAGCTTATTCGGTTATGGACAGCAACATATATAGCGGAAAAGAGTTTTCTAGTTTGTTCCTTTTGACACGTATGATTTCTAGATTTTGTGACATATACCCGTTTGTCAAAATTAGTACTTCTGatcagtaattagtgtttggccaaattttaaaaaattgattctaagtgtatttttatcaaaagtgattctcaaaaaagtactttttcgaGAGAAggtatttttttctgtttctccaaaactgcttctatttctactcaaaaacacttttttccttccaaacctcaatttttggccaaaaatacttttggcaaaaaaaaaacactttcgAAGCAGCCAAACATGCTAATAGTTTTTGACTTAAGTCAATATTCCCTTCTAATGTAAAAAGGgaatattgttattttattaaatatttaatttaattattatatttactggaaattttgaaaaaatagtttttgaattaAATCTGGCTGGttaaattcttttttctttataaatttcgTTAAATTTAATGGTCAGAGTTTAATTTTTTGATTGAGACAAAAATCATCCAACGGGTCAAGCAGGTCATACTTTATAACTACATTTAATTCtggaggaaaaaaaaaaagcatcACCTTCTAATTTGGTGAAAATCTATCTTCCTCTTTACAACTTTCTATCtttaattaaatagataaatagcAAATCCTGAGATCGACTCACTTCTAAATTCATTGGATGCTCTCTTCATGTACTCAGGCCAGtcttttctcctcctccttcttctccttcattttcttcttcttctttttttttttttggtaatccAGAGATCATTGTTATATAAAGTTCTGTTTTCATGCCAATTACTTTGATTTTCAGACGTTAAGAGTTTCAACTGAAATACAACTAAAACAGATTTTCGACAGCCATGATTGAACTCACATTGGAGAAGAGTAAAATATTGCAAGGAAAGAGCTTGGATGAACAATCAATCACTCAAAatgatgaataaaattcaaacCATGAACGCCTGGAAGGTAGGCAGCCTTCCTGTCTTTCTGTCTCCAGTCATTAATGTGTTGTATAAAATATTACgacaacaataaatacttaaatAATACTTCTACGACACAGTAGTTCTGTAGAAGAAACCAGACTAGCATTTTCATGTGTGAGACAAGAGCAAATCAGAAatactttagctctagagctgaagttcgtcagttacaaaagagctgaagttcgccagttacaaataaaaacttcgccagttacaaaataaaaacttcagttctagagctgaagttcgccagttacaaaacaaaaacttcagttctagagctgaagttcgccagttacaaaacaaaaacacttgctacttcagtcctgtctactagaatgctgaaattttgcgtgattgcctttgctacttcaaccccgtatgctgaagacgcttgcaattttttttgcaaagcggatacaagttaaaacgtgacccaaaaaacgggtatagatgcaaatgccccaagTTACTGGGGCAAGTGCACATATAGTCATTCTTAGGGATACTATTTAGAGATtagtcattatttattttatctgaaattttaaattaaaaatcttgacTTCAGGGCAATTCAGGATATTTTTGCTGAAACTTTGAACTGAAAAACTGTAATTCAGAACGCACTAACTAATTTATAAATAGCAGCCCTTTAGAGTTGCTACGTGGTGCCACTCTTGCTTCTTAGTtcaaaagaaatttgaaatgtatGATTTACTTAATAAACTACTGCTTCTTTCTACAGTTAAATTTGTGTATTAAACTATCCAGTGAATACTGAgcaatgtatatttttttaatatagatTTTAACTAATGAAAATTCTTACTCATTTTCCAAAAAGTTATATGTCAAAACTAGAATATTTGAAAACTCAAGTCTTAGATAATCTGAataaggggaaaagaaaaagaaagaagtaaacaCAAAGGCAGAAAAATTTGATAATTAAAGGAGTAGCAATTTCAGTTTATATATGAATCATACATCTTGGAATCAGtttaagttttctttttttttttttcccaaCTCATTTCATCTAAATcatatctaattttttttttttaaattcaaagcAGATCAAAAGCACGAAAAGAAATGTCTTTATATGCCTTTATTCTAATTCGAAATCCTGCTCTTTCTTTCTATTCTAGCAAGCCCAGTCGTTATAAAGAGGTGATCAATACTCAGTCTAATgctatatatatctatatatataggTTAAATAGAGTTATGTGCTATTGAAATTAACACGATTCTCAAGGCAAATAAATTGTTAACCATCAGAAAGAATCCATCTTGCTGGACATGTACTTTGCACTTAAAGATATAAACCATATATCTCAAGACTAAGATTGGATGAAAGCTGCAGTAACATGCAAGTGAATATATACATGGCTTTAACAAATTTTAAAGAATAACAAAATTTTGAGCTGTCTAAATTGCTGGGGATACCCTACTTTCCTTGTTCCCCATGAAAGGAATCCAAATTAAAATATCTTAAGAgccaaaaaaagaaacaaaagtagAATAAGGAGGTCTTTCAAGACAAAGGAAGACTTTTTCTCCATAATCCCAGCTAATCTTAACTCATATATCATACAGCATTAGGTTTCTTGCATCCATCTCCTTTATTAAGATTCTCACGTTCGACTCAATCTTTTTCTGTATTCATGAATTTCTATATTTTTACAAACTCCTTATATAAGGGTGTCTCCTGTTTTTCCATGAATATTATCAGCCATCTCTAATCTGAAAGCAATAACTAGATTGTTAAAGAGATGGCTAAAAACATTGGCATTCTTGTTTGCCTTCTTCTTGTGATTTTGGATGTTGCAGCTGGTATACTTGGAATTCAAGCTGAGGTAGAGCAAAATAAGGtaaattttctttcattcatgCATGTACAACTCAAAAAGAATAATTGATTCACGTAAATTTTTCGTCTAGATGAGGAAATTGAGGTACAGAGTATTGATATTGTTTAGTAACGGCAAGTCCTTGATTTGTTGGAACGGGTATCAGAATTAAAGGTGTGGATCTTTGAATGTAGAGATCCAAGCTATGAAGCTTTTAAGCTAGGATTGGCTGCAACTGTACTTTTGGTTCTGGCACAAGTTATTTCTAATCTGCTTGCTGGTTGTATTTGCATCCAGTCCCAGGAAGAGTTAGATAAGGCCTCTTCTAACAAGAAACTTGCTTTTGCTTCATTTGTATTCCAATGGTAATCTCCAAATCCTCCTTCCTTTTTCTGTTTAACCATCTGATATTAGAAAGCTTTTAAGGCCGATTAATTCCGATTCACATCCCAGAGTGGCCCATTAAGGGGAGTGGTTAAAACGCTCATGCAGCGGGGGATTTAGGGGGCGAAAGTTTGCCGGAAAATTACATTGtacatataaggcaaaatctggtTTGTagctctatatattatattttgaatccccttgaTACTGCCCAAAAAGCATGCCGGAAGTCCAGAACATTCTCTTTTCCTTAGAGGTTCAAACCCGAGAACTCTAATTAGAGTGGAAAGATCTCAACCATTCCACCATGTTCTCATGGTAGCAATGATAGATCTATTATGGTGACAGTAGATGCTCCACATTTGCTAACTTAAAATTCTAAATTCGTCTCTGCTCATGCATGCATGATATCTTGATCTttgtttatttattataattgatggctgtatataatttttttttttttttaaactaggATAATCATGGGCATTGCATTTGCATTGCTGGTAGCTGGAACAATGTCAAACGGGAAGGCAAGAAAATCTTGTGGGATATCACACCATCGTTTCTTGTCGATAGGAGGGATATTGTGCTTTATCCATGGACTTTTCTCAGTTTCCTACTACATCTCTGCTACTGCAACTATCCAGGAAGATAAGAAGCTTAATCATCAACAAGGAAGCCATGCATGAGTTAAACAAATTACTTTCTTCCAATATGCAGCCTTCACTAACGAGAATTAGATTAATCTAGTGCTCCATACTAGAGAAATGAAAGCAGAATATCTATGGAAAATTCTTCATAACCGGATACCatatattcctttttaaaattcCTATTATTTCATGTAacattttcttgaattttatgtTGTTTGTAACTTTTACTTGGCTCTAATGTAATTTTTACTGGACTGCTGAAATGGTTCCTACATTATTCCTTGCGAATTTGTTAAAAGTTGATTGGTTGCTGGATTCCACCCGACATATATACTTGTTAAAACAGTTAATGGATCATGAAATAGTTTCCATGAATTAGGCCCAATCACATTTATTTAACAGAAGACTATTGGATAACATACCTCTACTTTGAAGAAGGTGGAGGCTTGgactgttgaagtttggcaaaatgccaaagtcccacattggttgggagttaagtttgggggggatttttcccctataaaagaagacctaatgtttaggattgaaacacacctctcatttgccttctcatctgtttaaggcatttgtatcttctctctttagtattatttcacttgtatttttggagtgaaataaaatattggttgtgtccgaggagtaggcaaaattagccgaacctcgtaaattctggtgttccctttattgttgttttattgtcttatttattatttggtggctgtcataatttttggtatagtagttgtgacttattcacactatatacattttgcttccgcaacaattggtatcagagccaaggtactgtctaagtatgctctgtggttgttgcatagtctgatcttccacatcagaaaagatttatcttggtaactgagtcaaggttctgtctgagtatgctctgtggttgcagcttagtctaaTCTTCCACACCATAAAGGatataatcttgatttgtgtcgtcagctattaaataatctagatgtcctttttcaacaagggctagatctggccattgaagaaaagaaaccagatgttattggagaagaagattggagaattatcaaccgtgttgcttgcggtaccattcgatcctaccttgctagagagcagaaatatccatacacaaaggaaatttctgcaagtaaattatggaaagcactggaggataaatttttgaagaaaaacagtcaaaataaattgtacatgaagaagagactgtttcacttcacctatgttcctggtaccacgatgaatgaacatatcaccagtttcaataagttggttac
Proteins encoded in this region:
- the LOC107770010 gene encoding protein DESIGUAL 2-like, with protein sequence MAKNIGILVCLLLVILDVAAGILGIQAEVEQNKVQKLKVWIFECRDPSYEAFKLGLAATVLLVLAQVISNLLAGCICIQSQEELDKASSNKKLAFASFVFQWIIMGIAFALLVAGTMSNGKARKSCGISHHRFLSIGGILCFIHGLFSVSYYISATATIQEDKKLNHQQGSHA